Proteins encoded in a region of the Pseudomonas viciae genome:
- a CDS encoding virulence factor family protein, whose translation MIQRSWRYVMAALLVLAVILGGGYWYWNRPAPEPTLEQLAPVDGTAMTRVIPGTKPRAQVLVAVNEEQKLSDTQLATLSRSGSAQIVQVILPKDCMLQGRALQTGLRQLQGPATLVSGIGPGAVLAWRWLAEQKDDKAKAVSVDLALEKPGCTHLLPKSAAHGHWLVAWNDNPDDTSAGFVRDQKNAETSISDYDINLPQVLNNELRKILVGTDKAKGGLSIPVVEVPASQTKDTVTLFLSGDGGWRDLDRDVADEMAKIGYPVVGIDTLRYYWQHKSPEQSAADLTELMQHYRQVWGTKRFILTGYSFGADVLPAIYNRLPATEQQRVDAIILLAFARTGSFEIEVEGWLGNAGTEAATGPEMAKLPAEKVVCIYGGEEADESGCTDKTAVGEVIKLPGGHHFDENYPALAKRLVDEINKRQTKVAEQ comes from the coding sequence ATGATTCAACGCTCCTGGCGATACGTAATGGCCGCCCTGCTGGTGCTGGCGGTGATTCTCGGTGGCGGTTACTGGTACTGGAACCGCCCGGCCCCGGAACCGACCCTGGAACAACTGGCCCCCGTGGATGGCACAGCGATGACCCGGGTCATCCCTGGCACCAAGCCCCGCGCCCAGGTGCTGGTGGCGGTCAATGAAGAGCAAAAGCTCAGCGACACGCAACTGGCGACCCTCAGCCGCAGCGGCTCGGCGCAGATCGTCCAGGTGATCCTGCCCAAGGACTGCATGCTCCAAGGCCGCGCCTTGCAGACGGGTCTGCGGCAGCTTCAGGGCCCCGCCACGCTGGTCAGCGGCATCGGCCCTGGCGCCGTGCTGGCCTGGCGTTGGCTGGCCGAGCAGAAGGATGACAAGGCCAAGGCCGTATCGGTGGACCTGGCCCTGGAAAAACCCGGCTGTACCCACCTGTTACCTAAAAGCGCGGCCCACGGTCACTGGCTGGTGGCCTGGAACGATAACCCTGACGACACCAGCGCCGGTTTCGTACGGGATCAGAAAAATGCCGAAACCAGCATCAGCGACTACGACATCAACCTGCCGCAAGTGCTGAACAACGAACTGCGCAAAATCCTGGTGGGCACCGACAAGGCCAAGGGCGGCCTGAGCATTCCGGTGGTAGAAGTCCCCGCCAGCCAGACAAAGGATACCGTGACCCTGTTCCTCTCCGGAGACGGCGGCTGGCGTGACCTGGACCGTGACGTGGCCGATGAAATGGCCAAGATCGGCTACCCGGTGGTCGGCATCGATACCCTGCGTTACTACTGGCAGCACAAGAGCCCGGAGCAGAGTGCGGCGGACCTCACCGAACTGATGCAGCACTACCGCCAGGTCTGGGGCACCAAGCGCTTTATCCTGACCGGCTACTCCTTCGGTGCCGACGTGCTGCCGGCGATCTACAACCGCTTGCCGGCCACCGAGCAACAGCGGGTCGATGCGATCATCCTGTTGGCCTTTGCCCGCACTGGCAGCTTCGAGATCGAGGTTGAAGGCTGGCTCGGCAACGCCGGCACTGAAGCCGCCACTGGCCCGGAAATGGCCAAGCTGCCTGCCGAGAAAGTGGTGTGCATCTATGGTGGCGAAGAGGCCGACGAAAGCGGTTGCACCGACAAGACCGCCGTGGGCGAAGTCATCAAACTGCCTGGCGGCCACCACTTTGACGAAAACTACCCGGCCCTGGCCAAGCGCCTGGTGGACGAGATCAATAAGCGGCAGACCAAGGTTGCCGAGCAGTGA
- a CDS encoding potassium transporter Kup — translation MLVAAAGVVYGDIGTSPLYTIKEVFSGQYGVQVNHDGVFGILALIFWSLIWVVSIKYVLFILRADNQGEGGIMSLTALARRASAAYPRLRTVLVILGLIGASLFYGDSMITPAISVLSAVEGLEVAFDGLEHWVVPMSLVILVGLFLIQKHGTDRIGKLFGPVMVLWFVVLGGLGVHGIVQHPEVLNALNPAWGVRFFIVHPGVGVAILGAVVLALTGAEALYADMGHFGRKPIARAWFALVLPGLVLNYFGQGALLLENPEAARNPFYLLAPDWALIPLVVLSTLATVIASQAVISGAFSLTRQAIQLGYIPRMHIQHTSSAEQGQIYIGAVNWALMVGVILLVLGFESSGALASAYGVAVTGTMLITSILVSAVALLLWKWPPLLTVPLLVGFLLVDGLFFAANVPKIVQGGAFPVLAGIVLFVLMTTWKRGKELLVDRLDEGALPLPIFISSIRVQPPHRVQGTAVFLTARPDAVPHALLHNLLHNQVLHEQVVLLTVVYEDIPRVPPQRRFEVDAYGEGFFRVILHFGFTDEPDVPQALKLCHLDDLDFSPMRTTYFLSRETVIASKLEGMARWRELLFAFMLKNANGNLRFFNLPLNRVIELGTQVEM, via the coding sequence ATGCTGGTGGCGGCGGCCGGGGTGGTTTATGGAGACATTGGCACCAGTCCCTTGTACACCATCAAGGAAGTGTTTTCCGGCCAATATGGCGTGCAAGTCAACCATGACGGCGTGTTCGGAATCCTGGCGCTGATCTTCTGGTCGCTGATCTGGGTGGTCTCGATCAAATACGTGCTGTTCATCCTGCGGGCCGACAACCAGGGCGAGGGCGGCATCATGTCGCTGACGGCGCTGGCCCGGCGGGCGTCAGCCGCCTATCCCAGGTTGCGCACTGTGCTGGTGATTCTCGGGCTGATCGGTGCCTCGCTGTTTTATGGCGACAGCATGATTACCCCGGCAATTTCCGTGTTGTCAGCGGTAGAGGGGTTGGAGGTGGCCTTCGATGGTCTGGAGCACTGGGTCGTGCCCATGTCGCTGGTGATCCTGGTGGGGCTTTTTCTGATTCAGAAGCACGGAACCGACCGGATCGGCAAATTGTTCGGGCCGGTGATGGTGTTGTGGTTCGTGGTTCTTGGGGGCCTGGGCGTCCACGGCATCGTTCAACATCCAGAAGTGCTCAATGCCTTGAATCCGGCCTGGGGCGTGCGCTTTTTTATTGTCCATCCGGGGGTAGGCGTCGCCATTCTGGGCGCTGTGGTATTGGCTTTGACCGGCGCTGAAGCCTTGTATGCGGACATGGGCCACTTCGGTCGTAAACCGATTGCGCGGGCCTGGTTCGCCCTTGTGCTGCCGGGGCTGGTGCTCAATTATTTCGGCCAGGGCGCCTTGCTGTTGGAAAATCCGGAGGCCGCGCGCAATCCGTTCTATCTGTTGGCGCCGGACTGGGCCCTGATACCCCTGGTGGTGCTCTCGACCCTCGCCACCGTGATCGCCTCGCAAGCAGTGATTTCCGGCGCGTTCTCGCTGACACGGCAGGCCATCCAGCTCGGGTACATTCCGCGCATGCATATCCAGCACACCTCCAGCGCCGAGCAGGGCCAGATCTACATTGGTGCGGTGAACTGGGCGTTGATGGTGGGTGTGATCCTGTTGGTGCTCGGCTTCGAGTCGTCCGGTGCCTTGGCGTCGGCCTATGGCGTGGCGGTGACCGGAACCATGTTGATTACCAGCATTCTGGTGTCGGCGGTGGCGTTGCTGCTGTGGAAATGGCCGCCTCTGCTGACGGTGCCGCTGCTGGTAGGTTTCCTATTGGTGGATGGTCTGTTCTTCGCCGCCAACGTCCCGAAAATTGTGCAGGGCGGTGCGTTTCCGGTGTTGGCGGGAATCGTGCTGTTCGTTCTGATGACCACCTGGAAGCGTGGCAAGGAATTGCTGGTGGATCGATTGGACGAAGGCGCGTTGCCGCTGCCGATCTTCATTAGCAGTATTCGCGTGCAACCGCCCCATCGCGTACAGGGCACCGCCGTGTTCCTGACCGCGCGCCCGGACGCCGTGCCCCATGCGCTGTTGCACAACCTGCTGCACAACCAGGTGCTGCACGAGCAGGTGGTGCTGCTGACGGTGGTGTACGAAGACATTCCCCGGGTCCCGCCGCAACGGCGCTTCGAGGTCGATGCCTATGGCGAAGGGTTCTTCCGGGTGATCCTGCATTTCGGCTTTACCGACGAGCCGGACGTCCCGCAGGCGCTCAAGCTTTGCCATCTGGATGACCTGGACTTCAGCCCGATGCGCACCACCTACTTCCTCAGCCGCGAGACCGTCATCGCCTCCAAGCTCGAGGGCATGGCCCGCTGGCGCGAGTTGCTGTTCGCCTTCATGCTGAAAAATGCCAATGGCAACTTGCGCTTCTTCAATCTGCCACTGAACCGGGTGATTGAGTTGGGAACGCAGGTCGAGATGTAA
- a CDS encoding GNAT family N-acetyltransferase has translation MRQHSVIHTPKTSDYQELTQVWEASVRATHDFLPDSYIELLKNLVLTRYLDAVMLICTRDARQRITGFAGVAAGKIEMLFIDPQHRGQGLGKQLLHYAMEHLNADQLDVNEQNPQALGFYLKQGFEVVGRSARDGMNQPYPLLHMRYKQPDLKAQRG, from the coding sequence ATGCGTCAGCATTCGGTCATCCACACACCCAAAACCAGCGACTACCAGGAACTGACCCAGGTCTGGGAGGCTTCGGTGCGGGCCACCCATGACTTTCTGCCGGACAGTTACATCGAACTGCTGAAAAACCTGGTGCTCACCCGTTACCTGGATGCGGTGATGCTCATCTGCACACGAGACGCTCGCCAGCGGATTACCGGTTTCGCCGGTGTCGCGGCCGGCAAGATCGAGATGCTGTTCATCGACCCACAACACCGTGGCCAGGGCCTGGGCAAACAACTGCTGCACTACGCCATGGAACACCTGAACGCCGATCAACTGGACGTCAACGAACAGAACCCGCAAGCCCTGGGTTTTTACCTCAAGCAAGGGTTCGAAGTGGTTGGGCGTTCGGCACGGGACGGCATGAACCAGCCTTACCCACTGCTGCACATGCGCTATAAGCAACCCGACTTGAAGGCCCAACGCGGCTAA
- a CDS encoding rRNA pseudouridine synthase, which produces MTDPIRLSKRLIELVGCSRREAELFIEGGWVTVDGEVIDEPQFKVTTQKVELDPEAKATAPEPVTILLNVPAGTDVDTAMASLGPQTLSEEHRFSKRPLKGHFLRLTASADLQANASGLLVFTQDWKILRKLTADAAKIEQEYVVEVEGEMVAHGLNRLNHGLTYKGKELPAVKASWQNENRLRFAMKNPQPGVIALFCQAVGLKVVAIRRIRIGGVSIGKVPLGQWRYLSAKEKF; this is translated from the coding sequence ATGACTGACCCGATTCGTCTCTCCAAACGCCTCATCGAACTCGTCGGCTGTTCCCGTCGGGAGGCTGAGCTGTTCATCGAGGGCGGCTGGGTCACCGTGGATGGCGAAGTGATCGATGAACCGCAGTTCAAGGTCACCACCCAGAAAGTCGAACTCGACCCCGAGGCCAAGGCCACCGCGCCAGAGCCGGTGACGATCCTGCTGAACGTGCCGGCAGGCACCGATGTGGACACTGCGATGGCCTCCCTGGGGCCACAGACCCTGAGCGAAGAACATCGCTTCAGCAAGCGGCCACTCAAGGGCCACTTCCTGCGCCTGACCGCCAGCGCCGACCTGCAGGCCAACGCCAGCGGGCTGCTGGTGTTCACCCAGGACTGGAAGATTTTGCGCAAGCTCACCGCCGATGCCGCCAAGATCGAGCAGGAATACGTGGTGGAAGTCGAGGGCGAGATGGTCGCCCACGGCCTCAACCGCCTGAACCACGGGCTGACCTACAAAGGCAAGGAACTGCCAGCGGTCAAGGCCAGTTGGCAAAACGAGAACCGCTTGCGCTTTGCCATGAAAAACCCACAACCGGGCGTGATCGCCCTGTTCTGCCAGGCGGTCGGCCTCAAGGTGGTCGCCATTCGCCGCATCCGCATCGGCGGCGTGTCCATCGGCAAGGTGCCGTTGGGCCAGTGGCGCTACCTGTCCGCCAAAGAGAAATTCTAA
- the rimO gene encoding 30S ribosomal protein S12 methylthiotransferase RimO has product MSTTTAPANPKVGFVSLGCPKALVDSERILTQLRMEGYDVVSTYQDADVVVVNTCGFIDSAKAESLEVIGEAIKENGKVIVTGCMGVEEGNIRNVHPSVLAVTGPQQYEQVVNAVHDVVPPRQDHNPLIDLVPPQGIKLTPRHYAYLKISEGCNHSCSFCIIPSMRGKLVSRPVGDVLDEAQRLVKAGVKELLVISQDTSAYGVDVKYRTGFWNGAPVKTRMTELCEALSTLGVWVRLHYVYPYPHVDELIPLMAAGKILPYLDIPFQHASPKVLKAMKRPAFEDKTLARIKNWREICPDLIIRSTFIVGFPGETEEDFQYLLDWLTEAQLDRVGCFQYSPVEGAPANDLDLDVVPDDVKQDRWDRFMAHQQAISSARLQMRIGREIEVLVDEVDEQGAVGRCFFDAPEIDGNVFIDNGSNLKPGDKVWCKVTDADEYDLWAEQIG; this is encoded by the coding sequence ATGTCCACCACTACCGCGCCAGCCAATCCGAAGGTTGGCTTCGTATCCCTGGGTTGCCCGAAAGCTCTGGTCGACTCCGAGCGCATCCTGACCCAGCTGCGCATGGAAGGCTATGACGTTGTGTCCACGTATCAGGACGCCGATGTGGTGGTGGTCAACACCTGCGGTTTCATCGATTCGGCCAAGGCCGAGTCCCTGGAAGTGATCGGCGAGGCCATCAAGGAAAACGGCAAGGTCATCGTCACCGGTTGCATGGGCGTGGAAGAAGGCAACATCCGCAACGTGCACCCGAGCGTGCTGGCCGTGACCGGTCCGCAGCAGTACGAGCAGGTGGTCAATGCCGTGCATGACGTGGTACCTCCACGCCAGGACCACAACCCGCTGATCGACCTGGTGCCGCCGCAAGGCATCAAGCTGACCCCGCGCCACTACGCGTACCTGAAGATTTCCGAGGGCTGCAACCACAGCTGCAGCTTCTGCATCATCCCGTCGATGCGCGGCAAACTGGTGAGCCGTCCAGTGGGCGATGTGCTCGACGAAGCCCAACGCCTGGTCAAGGCCGGCGTCAAGGAACTGCTGGTGATCTCCCAGGACACCAGCGCCTACGGTGTCGACGTGAAATACCGCACCGGCTTCTGGAACGGCGCGCCGGTGAAAACCCGCATGACCGAACTGTGCGAAGCCCTCAGCACCCTCGGCGTCTGGGTCCGCCTGCATTACGTCTACCCGTACCCGCATGTCGACGAACTGATCCCGCTGATGGCCGCTGGCAAAATCCTGCCGTACCTGGACATTCCGTTCCAGCACGCCAGCCCAAAAGTCCTCAAGGCCATGAAGCGTCCGGCGTTCGAAGACAAGACCCTGGCTCGCATCAAGAACTGGCGGGAAATCTGCCCGGACCTGATCATCCGCTCGACCTTCATCGTCGGCTTCCCGGGTGAAACCGAAGAAGACTTCCAGTACCTGCTGGACTGGCTGACCGAAGCCCAACTCGATCGCGTCGGCTGCTTCCAGTACTCCCCTGTCGAAGGCGCACCGGCCAACGACTTGGATTTGGATGTGGTGCCGGACGACGTCAAGCAGGACCGTTGGGACCGCTTCATGGCGCACCAGCAGGCCATCAGCTCGGCCCGCCTGCAAATGCGCATCGGCCGCGAAATCGAAGTGCTGGTCGATGAAGTGGACGAGCAAGGCGCCGTGGGCCGCTGCTTCTTCGACGCCCCGGAAATCGACGGCAACGTGTTCATCGACAACGGCAGTAACCTCAAGCCGGGCGACAAGGTCTGGTGCAAGGTGACCGACGCCGACGAGTACGACTTGTGGGCTGAACAGATCGGTTGA
- the tsaA gene encoding tRNA (N6-threonylcarbamoyladenosine(37)-N6)-methyltransferase TrmO, with the protein MTHTVSPIGFVRSCFKEKFAIPRQPQLAPAARGVLELVAPFDQGDAVQGLEQVSHVWLLFLFHQALEDKPRLKVRPPRLGGNKSMGVFATRATHRPNGIGQSVVKLERVEAGRLWISGIDLLDGTPVLDIKPYVPYADIIGSASNTIASAAPEPIPVQWADTALLQAQDHATRLEEPLVALIEQCLAQDPRPAYQIPTAEREYGAQFWDLDVRWHYPQPRLIRVLEVIPAKS; encoded by the coding sequence ATGACCCATACCGTCTCCCCCATCGGCTTCGTCCGCTCCTGTTTCAAGGAGAAGTTCGCCATCCCCCGTCAACCGCAACTGGCCCCGGCCGCACGCGGTGTGCTGGAGCTGGTGGCGCCGTTCGATCAGGGTGATGCGGTGCAGGGGCTGGAGCAGGTCAGTCATGTCTGGCTGCTGTTCCTGTTCCATCAGGCCCTGGAAGACAAGCCACGCTTGAAGGTGCGGCCACCGCGCCTGGGCGGCAATAAGTCCATGGGGGTGTTCGCCACCCGCGCCACCCACCGTCCCAACGGCATCGGCCAGTCGGTGGTGAAGCTGGAACGGGTCGAAGCCGGACGCCTGTGGATCTCCGGTATTGATTTGCTGGACGGCACGCCAGTGCTCGACATCAAGCCCTACGTGCCCTACGCCGACATCATCGGCTCGGCGTCCAACACCATCGCCAGTGCAGCGCCTGAGCCGATCCCCGTGCAATGGGCGGATACCGCCCTGCTACAAGCTCAAGATCACGCCACGCGCCTGGAAGAGCCCTTGGTGGCGCTGATCGAACAGTGCCTGGCCCAAGACCCACGCCCTGCGTACCAGATTCCCACAGCCGAGCGGGAATATGGCGCGCAGTTCTGGGATCTGGACGTGCGCTGGCATTACCCGCAGCCAAGGTTGATCCGGGTCCTGGAAGTGATTCCGGCGAAATCGTAA
- a CDS encoding DUF1456 family protein, producing MIHNDVLRSVRYMLDISDKKVIEIIKLGGLEVSLADLTGYLKKDEEEGFVFCPDDVMAHFLDGLVIFKRGKDESRPPQPIEVPVTNNIILKKLRVAFELKEDDMHAILKAAEFPVSKPELSALFRKFGHTNYRPCGDQLLRNFLKGLTLRVRG from the coding sequence ATGATTCACAACGACGTACTGCGCAGCGTGCGCTACATGCTCGACATCAGCGACAAGAAAGTCATCGAGATCATCAAGCTGGGCGGCCTGGAAGTCTCCCTGGCGGACCTGACAGGCTACCTCAAGAAAGATGAGGAAGAAGGCTTCGTGTTCTGCCCTGACGACGTCATGGCGCATTTTCTCGACGGCCTGGTGATCTTCAAGCGCGGCAAGGACGAAAGCCGTCCGCCGCAGCCGATCGAAGTGCCGGTGACCAATAACATCATCCTCAAAAAGCTGCGGGTGGCCTTCGAGCTGAAAGAGGACGACATGCACGCCATCCTCAAGGCTGCCGAGTTCCCGGTGTCCAAGCCGGAACTGAGCGCGCTGTTCCGCAAATTCGGCCACACCAACTACCGCCCGTGTGGCGACCAGTTGCTGCGCAACTTCCTCAAGGGCCTGACGCTGCGCGTTCGCGGCTGA